One Manihot esculenta cultivar AM560-2 chromosome 18, M.esculenta_v8, whole genome shotgun sequence genomic window carries:
- the LOC110606716 gene encoding 24-methylenesterol C-methyltransferase 2, with protein sequence MDSIALFCTGALLAGGIYWFVCILGPAEQKGKRAVDLSGGSISAEKVQDNYKQYWSFFRRPKEIETAEKVPDFVDTFYNLVTDIYEWGWGQSFHFSPSVPGKSHRDATRLHEEMAVDLIDVKPGDRILDVGCGVGGPMRAIAAHSRANVVGITINDYQVNRARLHNKKARLDSLCEVVCGNFLEMPFPENSFYGAYSIEATCHAPKLEEVYAEIFRVLKPGSLYVSYEWVTTDKYNANNPEHVEIIQGIERGDALPGLRSYTDIAETARKVGFEVVKEKDLAKPPAQPWWTRLKMGRIAYWRNHLLITILAALGIAPKGTVDVHEMLFRTADYLTKGGDTGIFTPMHMILCRKPETPSNS encoded by the coding sequence ATGGACTCTATTGCTCTCTTTTGCACTGGAGCTCTCCTCGCCGGCGGCATCTACTGGTTCGTTTGCATTCTCGGCCCAGCAGAGCAGAAAGGCAAACGGGCTGTAGATCTTTCTGGCGGCTCGATCTCTGCCGAGAAAGTCCAGGACAACTACAAGCAGTACTGGTCCTTCTTTCGCCGCCCAAAAGAGATCGAAACAGCAGAGAAAGTCCCCGATTTCGTCGACACATTCTACAACTTAGTCACCGATATTTACGAGTGGGGATGGGGCCAGTCCTTCCACTTTTCTCCGTCAGTCCCAGGGAAGTCCCACCGTGATGCGACGCGCCTCCATGAAGAGATGGCCGTCGATCTCATCGACGTCAAGCCTGGAGATCGAATCTTAGATGTGGGATGCGGCGTTGGTGGGCCTATGCGTGCCATCGCCGCCCACTCACGCGCCAATGTTGTGGGCATCACCATCAACGATTACCAGGTGAACCGTGCGCGTTTGCACAACAAGAAAGCTCGCCTAGATTCGCTCTGCGAAGTTGTGTGTGGGAATTTCCTGGAGATGCCATTCCCGGAAAACAGCTTCTACGGTGCATACTCTATTGAAGCTACATGCCACGCGCCGAAGCTGGAAGAGGTATATGCGGAGATCTTCCGAGTATTGAAGCCTGGATCTCTCTACGTGTCCTATGAATGGGTCACAACTGACAAGTACAATGCTAACAATCCTGAACACGTAGAGATCATTCAAGGCATTGAAAGAGGAGATGCCTTGCCTGGGCTCCGAAGCTACACAGATATCGCCGAGACGGCGAGGAAAGTCGGGTTCGAGGTGGTGAAAGAGAAGGACTTGGCAAAACCACCGGCACAGCCATGGTGGACGAGACTTAAAATGGGTAGGATCGCCTACTGGAGGAATCACCTTCTCATTACAATATTAGCTGCCTTGGGGATAGCTCCAAAGGGAACCGTGGATGTCCACGAGATGCTTTTCAGAACCGCGGATTATCTGACAAAGGGAGGCGACACTGGGATTTTCACTCCGATGCATATGATTCTCTGCAGAAAACCTGAAACACCCTCAAATTCTTAA